In Gemmatimonas aurantiaca, the sequence TCTCGTTGGCGCCGAGGTGCACACGGGTGAGGACGTTCCGGCCCCGGTCGATGACATTCGTGAAGCGGGTGTCGTCGATGATGACCGTGTCGAGACCGGGCACGTTGAGCGCACTCTGGCCCGCCGCCGTCATGGCCAGGAGGAACGGTTTCGGAATGTCGCCCTCGAGAAAGGGACGGATCACGCGAATGGGTTCGCCGCCATGATAGTGCGCCGCATTGATCCGCGGGAATCGTGTCCGCACCCATTCCGCCGCATCCTCCACGGCGGCCCGCGTCGGCAGAAAAATCGCGACCCCGCGCTCCGAGCGGGACAACTTCTGCAGAAACCGATCGTCGAGGAACTGCAGGGGCTCCCGTCGCTCCACCTGCACCTTGGCCGCTTTCGACGCGTCGAACGCCGACACCTCCAGCACGTCCGCGCTCTCCAGATAGCGTGCATAGAACGTCGGATCGACGGTGGCCGACAGCCAGATGAACCGGCATCCCACGCGCTTGCCCAGCGCGAGACAGAGTTCGAGTTCGGCACTGGTCTGATGAATCTCGTCCACCACCAGCGTGTCCTGCGCATGGATATCGCCGTCCTGGAACCAGCGACGGGCGATGCCGGTGGTGACGATCACCACGTTCCACGAGGGCGTGTCGGGCGTGGCCTCGCGTTCGCGGTTGACCACGCCCACGCGCAGGTCCGTGGTGCCCAGAATGGTCTCGGCGATCGGGCGGATACCGAGCGTCTTGCCGGTACCGGTGCCGGCCACGATGCCGAACCCCTTGCCACTCGCCGCCAGGGCGCGCAGGTCGGCACCGCGGGTCCGCTCGAGGAAGGTGTCCAGATGCAAGCCGAGCGCGAGCTCGATGGTCTCGCAGGCGGCCCGGGTGGGAGCAATGACGATGACACGGCCGGTGGCCGGCTTGGCCGCCACGAAGGCATCCCGGTCGGGCGGCAGGTAACGATCGTGGGGAGTGCGCACTCTCCAAGCTAAGCGAGTTTCGGCGTTCCCGACGTCCCGATAGGTTTCATGGGATCCCACGGCCGGGCTCGCCCGGGATCATCCGACTCCGAAACTCCCGTTCACTTTACAACCACGCCCCGTCATCGCCATGTTGCGCGACGCCGTCTTCCGCTCGGGGATTCCCGTGATGATCGCGTCCGTCTGCGTACTGGCCACGATGTATCTGGCGGCGATTCGTGGCGAACGGTTGGCCCGTTACTGGGCCGTGGCGTGGATCCTGCTCGTCGTGCGGTACATCTGGAACGCCATGTGGGGGACACCATTTCCCAACCTGTCCGTGATGACGGTGGGACTGGTGCTGCGGGTGGCCTTCGCCGCCTCCATCCTCGGCGGCGTGTCCGCCCTGCGTGGCGAGCGGTTCCCGGCGCGATGGATCGTCGCACTGTCGCTGATGATTCCTCTCGCGGGTGTGGGATTCCAGGTCTTTCTGCTCGACCGGTTCGGAGTCGCGGCGGCCATCACGACGGTCGGCACGGTACTGCTGCTGTCCGTGGCCTCCTGGCGCCTGGCCACGGCCGGCGCCCTGCCAGCCGTGGAGCGCATCGCCACGGCGATCGCGCTGATGACCTACACCCTCTCCTCGGGAGTCTCCTGGGCGCTCGCCGATGGGTCGAAGGCATTTGCCACCGCCACCATGCTGGGGTGGAGCGCACAACTGCTCATTGGTGTGGGGCTGCTGGCCACCTTCCTCCGTCTTTCACACGACAAGGAAGTCGCCTGGCGCCTGACCATGGAATCGCGACTCACCGAAGCCCTCGGCGAATTCGTGCATCTGTGCATGCACTGCAAAGCCGTGCGTGACGAGCATCAGCAGTGGCATCCCCTGGAGCGGTTCGTGGCCCGGCGCACCTCGTCGCAGTTGTCACACGGCGTCTGCAACGACTGTGCACGCCGCCACTATCCCGACGACTGGTCGGATCTCCAGGGGCAGAGCGCCTGAGCGAAGGGAGTGCGCGGCGATAGCGCCCGCACTCCCGCGCTGCGTCCGCTCACTCCACCTGCAGAATGCCGATCGCGCCCTTCTGTCCATGCCCGAAGGCGTGATTCACGAAGGGGAATTCGCCCGGGATGTCGCAGAGCAGATCGAAGACCAGACCACCACCCGCCGGCACGGTGAACGTCTGCACACCGCGCAGCGGAGATGCCGGCGGCGCGCCCAGCCACACCGAATCGAACTGTTCGCCGACGACGTGGAAATGACAGGGATGGGACGGCCCCGCCGCGACCACCCAGAAACGCACCCGATCCCCCACTTTCACGCGGATCGGTTCCTTCATGTACTGGCCCGGCCGGCCATTGAAACACAGATGATCGGGCAGCGTGGACAACATCTTCTCATAGTCGAACGCGCGCACGCCGTTCTTTGGCGGCGCGAGATAATACTCGCCCTGCACCAGCACGAACTCCTTCGCCGGTGGCAGCCCTTCGCGCGGTGACACGATGAGCGCACCGTACATGCCGGTCCCGATGTGCATGAGCACGGGCGCCGTGCCACAGTGATACATGAAGGCGCCGGCATACTTCGGCTTGAAGGTGAACGTCACCGACTCACCCTTGGGCACCGAACGGAACGCCACCTTCGGATCGATCTGTGCGGCATGAAAGTCCATCGAGTGCGGGATCGCGACATCGTTGGTGAGCGTGAACTCGACGGTGTCACCCACGCGGCAATGCACGATCGGACCGGGGATGTCTCCTTCGAAGGTCCACGCGGCCACCACCATCTCGTCGTTGATGCGCACCGGCACTTCCCGCGCATGCCAGTGCAGGACCAACCGTCCATCGGCGGGTGGTGGCGGCAACTCGGGGGCAAAGCGGTGATACGTCACCGACGAGGGATCGACCGCCCCTCCCGTGGCGGAGGTGGCGGCATGATGCTCGTCGCGCACGACAGCCGAATCGAGCCGGCTGTTCGAGTTGTCGGGAATCTGCGTGGGTGGACTTCCCGGCCCCGACGAAGCGGGTGGCTGTGACTCCGGTCGATCACAGGCAGCGAGTGCGGCCACCCCCGGAATGGCGAGCGTCAGTGCGGAAGCACGGGTGAGAAAGGTGCGGCGATCGCTCGCGGCACCATCGTTCGCGGCGACGAGATCGGACAGCCGCGGCGTGGGGTCATTGTGCATGGTCTCTGTCTCTGGGAAACGGACTCGGAACAGGCGAGCTGTTGTCGAACTTTCTATTCTGTTCCCCGTGCCAGAGACCGGCAAGCCGATCGCGTCCACCGCGATCGAACATGCCGGACATGATCACTGTCCCTACGACTATCGCTGAATCAGCTTCGTGCGCTGGCCATTGCGGAAGATCTCCACGCGATCGGCGCGGCCATCACGATTGATGTCGGTCCAGACCTGCAGCAGTTCTCCTTTCGCGTCCAGAAAGATCGCGCGCCACGGCACGCCACCGCGGCCCTGCTCGGGAACCCGCACGATGAACTCGTTCGTGCCGATCCACTGCATGACTTCCACACTGCCACGTCCCTCGATCACATCGAGCGCGCTCCGCATCTGCGGCAACACCTGGGGATAGGCACGCGAGGCGTACTCCGGCAGGTCGTCACACCGCCCATCCCGATCGGTGTCGGTGCACACGGGAGGACCGAACCGCAGATCGTCACACCAGCCGTCACCATCGCGGTCGAGACACACCGACGACCCGGTACCGGGCGGACGCACATTCGGATTCTGCGAGAAATACCGGGGATCGGTCACGGCGCCGGGCACGACGACTCCACCCGGCGTCACGTACCCGCCATATGACGGTTGTGTCCCGGAGGGTGACACCATGCCCCCCGGATACGACGAAGCCGGCGAGAAACTCGCCGGCCGGTCGCCGTACAACTGCTCGTCGGTGATCTTTTTCTGTTCCCAAGCCTCGCGCGCCCGACCATCGGGCGCGGCAGCCAGCGGCGGCACGAGCGGCGGGCCTTTCTTCTCGCCGCCCTTCAGCCGGTTGATCGGCAAGTCGTCCATCTTCTTACCACCCGACTTCGCCTTGTCCTCGCCGTAGATCACCTTGCCGTTGGCGGGCTTGTTGCGCACCGCCGCCGCGCAGTCGGTGGGCGCCGGCTGTTGCGCCGGAGGCACACCTTCCACCCAGACCCGGCACATCCCCGCCGGCGGCAGATACTCCTTCGGCACCTCCACCTTCTCGGCACTTCTGTCCTTATCGGTCTTGGTCTGTGCCCATGCGCGACTCGCCGGCACCGAGAGGCTCAGTGCGGTCAGCGCAGCAAACACACGCCAGGATGTGAGTTTCATGACTACCTCCAACAGGACATCGCGCGCCGTCCACCACGGAGGGCGTTCCGGATCTCCCCGCATGCTCTAGCGCAGGGAGCGTGCCAGTGACTTCTGGCAGGGTCGTGCGCTGTAAGTATCGGCAATACGGTACCCTCGGAATAGTACCTTGGTCCCCATCGTGTCAGCCTGTCCCTGCTGGAGGACAGCGAAGTGCCTGCAGGGGACAGGTTCCAGGGAGAGCTAATCGCCGAAAGAGATCCCCATCATGCGCGCGGCCTGCACCACATCGTGGTGCGGATCCACGCGCTTCGTCTCGGCCAGCACCTGCTCGATGGGGATCGTGACCAGATGGGGCGACTGCAGCGCCACCATGTGTCCCCATTTCTTGTCTGCCACCGCCTGCACCGCAGCCGCGCCGAAACGGGTCGCCAGCAGACGATCGTAGCCCGTGGGCGGACCACCACGCTGCAAATGCCCCAGCACCATCGAGCGCGTTTCCTTGCCCGTCAGGCGCTGGATGTCGAACCCCAGGCGCTCGGCGATGCCGCCCAGACGACGGTCCTGGCCCGGCAGCGACGCACCGATGATCGACTCCTGTCCCCCACGGGGCTTGGCGCCTTCGGCCACCACCACGATGCTGAACCGGCGACCGGCCGCATCTCGGGACATGATCTTCTGACAGACCTTCTCCAGATCCCATTCGATCTCGGGAATCAGGATCACGTCGGCCGTGCCGGCCACACCGGCGTGCAGCGCGATGAAGCCCGCCTCGCGCCCCATGACCTCCAGTACCATCACCCGGTCGTGCGATTCGGCGGTCGTGTGCAGCTTGTCGATCGCTTCCATCGCCGTGTTCACGGCGGTGTCGAATCCGAACGTGTTGATGGTGCCCGGCACGTCGTTGTCGATGGTCTTGGGCACGCTCACCACGCGCACTCCTTTGGCCACGAGCTTCTGTGCGATGGCCAACGATCCATCACCGCCGATGGAGATGATCGCTTCGATCCCCAGATTGCGGGCGTTCTCGATCAACTCGTCGGAACGGTCGACGGTGGTCCAGCTTCCGTCGGGCAACTGCACCGGATAGGCGAAGGGGCTGCCCCGATTGGTGGTCTTGATGATCGTACCGCCCTGTCCGGCGATCCCGCGGACGATGTCGGCGGTGAGAGGAACCACCTCGTCTTCACCCAGCAGGCCGGCATAGCCGCGTTTGATGCCGAGGACGTCCCAGCCACGGGTGCGTGCCGAGAGAACCGCGGCACGGATGACGGCGTTCAGGCCGGGAGCGTCGCCGCCGCCGGTGGATATGGCAATGCGCATGTTACTGAAAATAACGGGAGGTAGGAGAACCGCGATGCGACGGGTGATCGGTCCGGTACTGCACCAGAGGATGTAACAAACCGCGAGGCGGACGATGCGGCGTTGAATTGGACATGGGCGCGTCGTTTCGATGACACATGCCGGCCCGGAATGGACGATTGTGGGGCGCACCCATTTCCCGAGGACCGCCACTCATGCCCCACCCCCGCCGCGGAAGCACCACCATCGAACAACTGCTGACGCTGACCCTGCTCGCGATCCTGGCCACGATCACGATCCTGGGCAGTGGTCCGCTGCTCGACGCCGCGGCCGTCGAAACGGGCGCCCGGGAAGCCGCGTCCCTCTTCGCGCTGGCGCGGGACAACGCGCTCGCCACCGGCACCCCCACGGCGGTACGCATCGATCGCGCGCGTCACCGACTCGTGGTGCACGCCGGCGCCGACACCGTGGCCGCCGCGCTCTTCGCCCCATCGCACATCCGCCTCACCAGCACCCGTGACTCCATGACCTACGCGGCCTCGGGACTGGGCACCGGCGCGGCCAACCTGCGCCTGGTGCTCTCGCGTGGGCATCGATCCGACACGGTGGTCGTGTCCCGCCTCGGACGCGTGAGCCGCCAGTGACACACGCCTGGTCAGGTGCCGAAGTCGTACCCCGGCACGCTCACGCGCGGGATTTCCTGCCCGATGGTCCGCTCGATCGTGCGCACCATGCCGATTTCCTCGGCCGACATGAACGTGTAGGCATCGCCCGTACTGGCCGCGCGGCCCGTGCGTCCGATGCGGTGCACATAGTCCTCGGGCTGCTGTGGCACGTCGAAGTTGATCACGTGCGTGATGCCCGAGATATCGAGTCCGCGCTGGGCGATGTCGGTGGCCACGAGCACGCGCAGTTTGCCCGACTTGAAGTCCTCGAGCGCCTGCACCCGTTCCCGCTGCGACTTGTCCGCGTGCATCGCACCCGCGTGCACGCCGGCCTGCGCGAGATCGCGAACCACCCGGTCGGCTCCGCTCTTCGTGCGTGTGAAGACCAGCACCGAGTCGTGATCGCCCGTGGTCAGCAGGTGCACGAGCAGATCGTTCTTGCGGTGACGCGGCACCGGATACACCGCGTGCGTGACGGTCGTGGCGGCCGACGACCGGCGTCCCACCTGCACGACCACCGGCTTGCGCAGATACTTGCGTCCCAGTGCCTCCACTTCGGGCGGCATGGTCGCGCTGAAGAGCAGCGTCTGCCGATAACGTGGGATCTGCTCCACGATGCGATTGATCTGCGGCGCGAACCCCATGTCGAGCATCCGGTCGGCTTCGTCCAGCACGAGCGTCTCGAGATACGTGAAATCGACGTTGCGCTTCTCGAGATGATCGAGCAGTCGCCCCGGTGTGGCGACGACCACGTCCACCCCACGCCGCAGCGCTTTTTCCTGCGGCTCGTACCCCACGCCTCCGTACACCGGCACGACATCCACCGGGGCGTGACTGGAGTACTTGCGTACACTCTCCTCCACCTGGATGCAGAGTTCACGCGTGGGCGTGAGGACGAGCACGCGGGTACGACGCGGCCCCCCCAGCAGCCGCTGCACCACGGGCAGCGTGAAGCTGGCGGTTTTTCCCGTACCGGTCTGCGCGAGTCCGATGAGATCGCGCCCCCCGAGGGCCAGCGGAATGGCTTCCCGCTGAATCGGTGTCGGACGTTCGTACCCCGCCTCGTGCAGGGCGTCCAGCAGCGGGCGAGCAAGCCCGAGGTCGGCGAACGTCGTATCGCCGACAAGCGTTTCAGGATCGATGACTGTCATGTTCAGTCCGGAAAGTTAATCACTTCCGGACCAGCCCGTATGGGTGGATTGCCCCTGCCCAGTCGCCGGACCCGCCATCTGGACCGCTGCC encodes:
- a CDS encoding multicopper oxidase domain-containing protein, producing the protein MHNDPTPRLSDLVAANDGAASDRRTFLTRASALTLAIPGVAALAACDRPESQPPASSGPGSPPTQIPDNSNSRLDSAVVRDEHHAATSATGGAVDPSSVTYHRFAPELPPPPADGRLVLHWHAREVPVRINDEMVVAAWTFEGDIPGPIVHCRVGDTVEFTLTNDVAIPHSMDFHAAQIDPKVAFRSVPKGESVTFTFKPKYAGAFMYHCGTAPVLMHIGTGMYGALIVSPREGLPPAKEFVLVQGEYYLAPPKNGVRAFDYEKMLSTLPDHLCFNGRPGQYMKEPIRVKVGDRVRFWVVAAGPSHPCHFHVVGEQFDSVWLGAPPASPLRGVQTFTVPAGGGLVFDLLCDIPGEFPFVNHAFGHGQKGAIGILQVE
- a CDS encoding ATP-dependent 6-phosphofructokinase gives rise to the protein MRIAISTGGGDAPGLNAVIRAAVLSARTRGWDVLGIKRGYAGLLGEDEVVPLTADIVRGIAGQGGTIIKTTNRGSPFAYPVQLPDGSWTTVDRSDELIENARNLGIEAIISIGGDGSLAIAQKLVAKGVRVVSVPKTIDNDVPGTINTFGFDTAVNTAMEAIDKLHTTAESHDRVMVLEVMGREAGFIALHAGVAGTADVILIPEIEWDLEKVCQKIMSRDAAGRRFSIVVVAEGAKPRGGQESIIGASLPGQDRRLGGIAERLGFDIQRLTGKETRSMVLGHLQRGGPPTGYDRLLATRFGAAAVQAVADKKWGHMVALQSPHLVTIPIEQVLAETKRVDPHHDVVQAARMMGISFGD
- a CDS encoding GspH/FimT family protein — its product is MPHPRRGSTTIEQLLTLTLLAILATITILGSGPLLDAAAVETGAREAASLFALARDNALATGTPTAVRIDRARHRLVVHAGADTVAAALFAPSHIRLTSTRDSMTYAASGLGTGAANLRLVLSRGHRSDTVVVSRLGRVSRQ
- a CDS encoding DEAD/DEAH box helicase; amino-acid sequence: MTVIDPETLVGDTTFADLGLARPLLDALHEAGYERPTPIQREAIPLALGGRDLIGLAQTGTGKTASFTLPVVQRLLGGPRRTRVLVLTPTRELCIQVEESVRKYSSHAPVDVVPVYGGVGYEPQEKALRRGVDVVVATPGRLLDHLEKRNVDFTYLETLVLDEADRMLDMGFAPQINRIVEQIPRYRQTLLFSATMPPEVEALGRKYLRKPVVVQVGRRSSAATTVTHAVYPVPRHRKNDLLVHLLTTGDHDSVLVFTRTKSGADRVVRDLAQAGVHAGAMHADKSQRERVQALEDFKSGKLRVLVATDIAQRGLDISGITHVINFDVPQQPEDYVHRIGRTGRAASTGDAYTFMSAEEIGMVRTIERTIGQEIPRVSVPGYDFGT